A part of Myxococcus landrumus genomic DNA contains:
- a CDS encoding glutathione S-transferase family protein, whose amino-acid sequence MKVYGHPGSIYTRMVLATLAEKGHEAEFVLVDLPTGAHKLPEHLTRHPFGVVPAFEDDDGFALYESQAIIRYLDRKLAGPSLTPSQPRACAVMEQSISVGLNYFAPNAFSVIWEKFLKQFMGGGAVDEAVVLAGRQGMEKVFSLIDPTLGRQPFLAGDSLSLADVTWMPFMAYLFPAGEADTVARYKNVAAWWERTSGRPAWRKAVGE is encoded by the coding sequence ATGAAAGTCTACGGCCACCCGGGCAGCATCTACACGCGCATGGTCCTCGCCACCCTGGCGGAGAAGGGCCATGAGGCGGAGTTCGTCCTCGTCGACCTTCCGACGGGTGCGCACAAGCTGCCGGAGCACCTGACGCGCCATCCGTTCGGTGTGGTCCCCGCGTTCGAGGATGACGACGGCTTCGCGCTCTACGAGTCGCAGGCCATCATCCGCTATCTGGACCGCAAGCTGGCGGGGCCGTCGCTGACGCCGTCCCAGCCGCGCGCCTGCGCGGTGATGGAGCAGTCCATCAGCGTGGGGTTGAACTACTTCGCTCCGAACGCCTTCAGTGTCATCTGGGAGAAGTTCTTGAAGCAGTTCATGGGCGGTGGCGCCGTGGACGAGGCCGTGGTGCTGGCGGGGCGCCAGGGGATGGAGAAGGTGTTCAGCCTCATCGACCCGACGCTGGGGCGGCAGCCGTTCCTCGCGGGCGACTCGCTCTCGCTCGCCGACGTGACGTGGATGCCGTTCATGGCGTACCTGTTCCCGGCGGGAGAGGCGGACACCGTGGCCCGGTACAAGAACGTGGCCGCGTGGTGGGAGCGCACGAGCGGCCGTCCCGCGTGGCGCAAGGCCGTCGGCGAATAG
- a CDS encoding glutathione S-transferase family protein, with translation MKVYGHPMSTCTRKVLTTLAEKGHEAEFVLVDLMKGEQKLPAHLARQPFGVVPAFEADDGTLLYESRAIIRYLDRVLSGGSLTPSQSKSYGLMEQFIGVEQSYFSPAAMKIVMVELFHRGEGSEAAARVADGRQGVEKAFSVIEPVLGRQQFLAGDAFSLADVTWMPYLGYLGATSAKDLVGKYPNVSAWWNRISARPSWRKVAG, from the coding sequence ATGAAGGTCTATGGCCATCCGATGAGCACCTGTACGCGCAAGGTCCTCACCACGCTGGCGGAGAAGGGGCACGAGGCGGAGTTCGTCCTCGTCGACCTGATGAAGGGCGAGCAGAAGTTGCCCGCGCACCTCGCGCGTCAGCCGTTCGGGGTGGTCCCCGCCTTCGAGGCCGATGACGGCACCCTCCTGTACGAGTCGCGCGCCATCATCCGTTATCTGGACCGCGTGCTCTCGGGGGGCTCGCTCACTCCGTCGCAGTCGAAGTCCTATGGGTTGATGGAGCAGTTCATCGGCGTGGAGCAGAGCTACTTCAGCCCCGCGGCCATGAAAATCGTCATGGTGGAGCTCTTCCATCGGGGCGAGGGGAGCGAGGCCGCGGCCCGCGTGGCGGACGGACGGCAGGGCGTGGAGAAGGCGTTCAGCGTCATCGAGCCGGTGCTGGGGCGTCAGCAGTTCCTCGCGGGCGACGCGTTCTCGCTCGCCGACGTGACGTGGATGCCGTACCTCGGGTACCTGGGCGCGACGTCCGCGAAGGACCTCGTCGGCAAGTACCCGAACGTGAGCGCGTGGTGGAATCGCATCAGCGCTCGCCCCTCGTGGAGGAAGGTCGCCGGGTAG
- the galU gene encoding UTP--glucose-1-phosphate uridylyltransferase GalU, whose product MSAHTPKAEPLIRKCVIPAAGLGTRFLPATKSVPKEMLPIVDTPTLQYIVEEAVAAGIEDVVLINGRGKGAIEDHFDIGFELETTLRARGKTADADKLRAIADLVRVVSIRQKEPKGLGHAVLCAKSAIGNEPFGVLLGDDMIDAEEPGIRQLARVYRQYNQAVIALMEVPDDETHMYGIAAGTDLGDGVIRIDRVVEKPKKGTAPSNLAVIGRYVLPPEIFPILEKQTPGVGGEIQLTDGLATLQQSHGLLGYKFKGHRYDAGDKVGYLKANIAYALKRPELRGGLLEYMREVVKTEKP is encoded by the coding sequence ATGTCCGCCCACACACCGAAGGCAGAGCCCCTTATCCGTAAGTGTGTCATCCCGGCAGCCGGGCTCGGCACGCGCTTTCTTCCCGCCACGAAGTCCGTGCCCAAGGAGATGTTGCCCATCGTCGACACACCCACCCTCCAGTACATCGTGGAGGAGGCGGTGGCCGCTGGCATCGAGGACGTCGTCCTCATCAACGGCCGCGGCAAGGGCGCCATCGAAGACCACTTCGACATCGGCTTCGAGCTGGAGACGACCCTGCGCGCCCGCGGCAAGACGGCGGACGCGGACAAGCTGCGCGCCATCGCCGACCTGGTCCGCGTCGTCTCCATCCGCCAGAAGGAGCCCAAGGGCCTCGGCCACGCCGTGTTGTGCGCGAAGAGCGCCATCGGCAACGAGCCCTTCGGCGTCCTCCTCGGCGACGACATGATTGATGCCGAGGAGCCGGGCATCCGTCAGCTCGCCCGGGTGTACCGCCAGTACAACCAGGCCGTCATCGCGCTCATGGAAGTGCCCGATGACGAGACGCACATGTACGGCATCGCCGCCGGCACGGACCTGGGCGATGGCGTCATCCGCATCGACCGCGTGGTGGAGAAGCCCAAGAAGGGCACCGCGCCGTCGAACCTCGCCGTCATCGGCCGCTACGTGTTGCCGCCGGAAATCTTCCCCATCCTGGAGAAGCAGACGCCGGGTGTGGGCGGTGAAATCCAGCTCACGGATGGTCTTGCCACGCTGCAGCAGTCGCACGGTCTCTTGGGCTACAAATTCAAGGGACATCGCTATGACGCGGGCGACAAGGTGGGGTACCTCAAGGCGAACATCGCCTACGCGCTCAAGCGCCCCGAGCTGCGGGGCGGGCTGCTCGAGTACATGCGTGAGGTCGTGAAGACGGAGAAGCCGTGA